The Staphylococcus haemolyticus region GATCCTCGAAGAAGTTTCTACCTACGATTTTGTTGATAACCATTTGGTGACCGATATGCTCACTTACGGTTACGAAAACGATTGGTAACATAACGAGTATTAAACCAAGGTGAATCGATGGCACATAATCTTTAAATGGTAAATAGATATGTGGGAAATCAATCCAATTTGCTTTAGCAATATTCGAAAAGTTAACTAATCCCATAAAGATTGAAACAATATAACCAACAATGATACCAATAAGTACCGGTATAAGTGATAAGAAACCTTTGAAGAACCCTTGCACAATTATTGTTACAAGTAATGTAATAAGCGCGACAACCAGATAGCTTAAATTGTACCCTTTCATATCTCCTGAGTTCTCGTACATTGCCATATTGACCGCTGTTGGTGCTAAACTTAATCCAATTACCATGATTACTGGTCCCACAACTACCGGTGGAAGTAAATGCATTAACCATCCTGTACCACTGATTTTGATTAGGATCCCGATGATGGCATACATTACGCCACTAGCGAACAGTGCTACTAACATGTCTCCTAAGCTATGTGTGCTTAATCCAGTAATAATTGGTGTGATAAATGCGAAACTTGATCCTAAATATGCTGGAATCTTTGCCTTAGTAATTAATATATAAAGCAATGTTCCTATCCCGGATGCAAGTAAAGCAGCTGATATTGGCAAGCCAGTTAGGAATGGCACTAATACTGTAGAACCAAACATTGCAAATAAATGTTGCAAACTCAGTAGCGCCCATTGTGTTGCTTTAGGTTTGTCTTGTACGTCTAACACCGGTTTAACGGTGCGTTCAAACATTTGTTCATTTTCCACCTTTTTTCTTCCTCTCATAAAAAAAGTCTCTTTTACATTTAAATGTAAAGAGACTAAAAAATCGTAGCAAACATACAGATAAGCACTTATACTTATCGTTATCCGTATCTACGTGACAAAGCATTCAATTATAGTGAGATGATTATTAGTACTGACCATTCTATCATCGTAATCCACACTCACTTTTGAATACTTTACCTTTTTCAGTCTCTCGTACTGATTTAAAAGGTCTTTATTCAATTATTACTGCATTCTGTGAATCTTTTTCGTTTAAATACACTAAAACAGATTCTTCTTTAGAAGTTGGTATGTTTTTCCCTACAAAATCTGCTCTTATTGGTAATTCTCGATGTCCTCGATCTACAAGTGCCGCTAAGCCAATTTTAATCGGTCGAGAATGAAGCAGAATTGCATCTAATGAAGCTCTAACAGTTCTTCCTGTATAAAGTACATCATCAATGATGATGACTACCTTATCGTTAATATCAGCATCAATTTCTATTGCATCTTGAGTGATTTGCTTGTTAGCAATTTCAATATCATCTCGAAAGTGTGTAATATCAATTGTACCTGTCGGAACTATTTTTTGTTCAATTTGATTGATTTTGTCTTGTATACGTATTGCTAAAAATTCGCCTCTCGTTTTAATTCCGAGTAACACAAGATTTTCTGTACCTTTGTTATATTCAAGAATTTCATGCGCCATACGCGTTACAGTACGTTGTATTGCAGCTTCATCCATGATGATTCGCTCAGACATTATCTCACCTCTTAAAATTAAAAACCCTCATGCCTTTTTCAAAGACATGAGGGCAAATTTATATACGCACATGTAACGTTATACATTACATGATAAAGCCATTCTAGTAAAACAATTCATATATTTCGCTGAATTATTTTAAGAAAGTATATAGAATTATACTCATTGTCTTTGAAGCCTCTCTGGACTCTCTTTTAAAGACACCGATTTCTTTTTTGAACTGTTACTAGCTTAAAACTTTTTGAGCTATAAGTCAATGCAATTTTTAAAATTATCAATTGTAAATAAATAATACTTTTACTGTAGTTAATCGAATTTGAGAAATACTAAAAAATTAGACCAACTTTTTCAAAAATACATATTAAAGAATCATTGATTAAATGTGAAATTAGAAAAAACACCCACAAAGCGTTGAAACTTTGCGGGCTACCAAACTATTCTTTTCTTATGCATCTCTTAAGCGAATATCTTCTAAAAGTGTTTCAAATTCTTTAGGTAGTTCTGCTTGACGTTCAATGTATTCATGAGTAACAGGGTGTTCAAATCCTATAACACCTGCATGTAATGCTTGTCCACCAATATCAAGTGTTTTTCGTGGACCATACTTTGGATCTCCAACAAGAGGGAAACCAATATATTTCATATGAACACGAATTTGGTGCGTACGCCCTGTCTCTAATTGACATTCGATTAATGTGTAATCATTAAAATGTTCTAAAACATTAAAGTGTGTAACCGCTTCTTTACCGTTATCTACGACATCCATTGATTGTCGATCTTTCTCGTTACGTCCGATAGGCGCATCAATAGTGCCATAATCATGTGGAATATTTCCATGTACTAAAGCGGTATATTTTCTTTTAACGGATTTATCCATTAATTGTTCCACTAACCCTCTATGAGCAATATCATTTTTGGCAACCATTAATAACCCTGATGTATCTTTATCGATACGATGAACTATACCTGGGCGAATTTCACCATTAATTCCAGATAAATCTTTAATTTGATACATTAAACCATTAACTAAAGTACCAGAATAATGACCTGGTGATGGATGTACTACCATGCCTTTAGGTTTATAAACTATCGCTACATCTTCATCTTCATAATAAATATCTAAATTTAGGTTCTCTGGCTGAATATCAGCTTCGACAACTTCCTTCTCTGTAACGATAATAAGATCATTTAATTTAACTTTGTAATTAGACTTAATCACTTTTTCGTTAACTGTTACTAAATCTTCTTTAATCAAATCTTGAATTTGACTTCTAGACCATTCATTGTTGAATTCAGGTAATAATTTATCAATACGCTGTCCAACAAGCTCTTGGTTTTCAATTTTAAATTCATGTGTTTTCAAATTATAGCCTCCTATTCTTTTGAATTCGCATCTTTAAGTAAGGCAATGATTATGAACAATACACCTATTGTTAAACTTGAATCCGCAACATTAAATATTGGGAAATCATATCCAAAAATATTAGTGTCAACAAAATCAACTACTTCACCATTTACTAATCGATCAATAAAGTTTCCTAATGCACCTGCAAATAGTAAACTTATTGCAACTTGCATAAATAGATTATACTTTGCTTCTTTAATATAAAATAGTACAAGTACGATGAGAATGACTATCGTAATAATATAAAAGAATCCCATTTTCCCACTAAGAATTCCCCATGCAGCACCATTGTTTCTATGTGATGTTATATTTAAAAAATTAGGAATAACTTCATATGAATCACCAATATTCATTGTTGTAGCAATAATCCGTTTTGTGACTTGGTCAATAATTAATATAGCGATTGCTACTATTAAAGATATGGTTATATAATATTTCTTTTTCATTCACGTGCCTCCATTCACACACTACACTTTGACAACACTCTACATTATAGCTTACTCCTCTATATAAAAAAAGCTACAGTTACAAATAGATGATGATATTAGTAACTGTAGTTCATTATGCGTTTTCACTTTGATTTTTCTTAGGATGAATATAATTAAATTCATCTACTTGATATTCGTAAACTGTGCGCTTAGTAACTTCATATGGTTTACGATAATTCATATCAAAAACGGTTAACGAGCCATCATGATTAACTTTGTCTACATATGCAACATGACCATGTTGACCTTTTGGATATTGAAGAATTGAACCAACACTTGGATTATCATTAACTTTATATCCTTCTTTGCTTGCTTCATTAGCCCAATATTTGGCATCTCCCCATCTATTACTAATCATATTGCCATCTTGTCTAATTCTATCAAACACATAATACGTACATTGGCCTTTAGCATATAAGTTTAATTTCATTGGGTTCTTTTCCCAAAAATGAATTGTCGGTTGCGTCATATCTTGATTATCAATTCCATCATATATAGCTCCACCAGTGAAAAGTGCACTTCCTAAAACCATTATAAGTATAAATTTCTTCATTAAATCACACTACTTCTATAAAATTAAATCTAAAATGAAGCCCATCTGGACCTTTAACATCGATATGCGTTGTTTCGGGATAATAATAATCAATTAAAGCAAGACCATATGTTACGTTATTCATCACACGTTTAGTACTTGATAACCATTGATTAACAGCCAAATGATGATGGTATTGATTTGAAGACATATAGAGTGAAAACTGATCTAAATACGCAGATAGTTCAAGTCCAAAATATCTTAAATAATAAGATTCAACCTCTGACATACGTATCGTTTTAAGTGATAA contains the following coding sequences:
- a CDS encoding RluA family pseudouridine synthase; translated protein: MKTHEFKIENQELVGQRIDKLLPEFNNEWSRSQIQDLIKEDLVTVNEKVIKSNYKVKLNDLIIVTEKEVVEADIQPENLNLDIYYEDEDVAIVYKPKGMVVHPSPGHYSGTLVNGLMYQIKDLSGINGEIRPGIVHRIDKDTSGLLMVAKNDIAHRGLVEQLMDKSVKRKYTALVHGNIPHDYGTIDAPIGRNEKDRQSMDVVDNGKEAVTHFNVLEHFNDYTLIECQLETGRTHQIRVHMKYIGFPLVGDPKYGPRKTLDIGGQALHAGVIGFEHPVTHEYIERQAELPKEFETLLEDIRLRDA
- the pyrR gene encoding bifunctional pyr operon transcriptional regulator/uracil phosphoribosyltransferase PyrR, which codes for MSERIIMDEAAIQRTVTRMAHEILEYNKGTENLVLLGIKTRGEFLAIRIQDKINQIEQKIVPTGTIDITHFRDDIEIANKQITQDAIEIDADINDKVVIIIDDVLYTGRTVRASLDAILLHSRPIKIGLAALVDRGHRELPIRADFVGKNIPTSKEESVLVYLNEKDSQNAVIIE
- the lspA gene encoding signal peptidase II, producing the protein MKKKYYITISLIVAIAILIIDQVTKRIIATTMNIGDSYEVIPNFLNITSHRNNGAAWGILSGKMGFFYIITIVILIVLVLFYIKEAKYNLFMQVAISLLFAGALGNFIDRLVNGEVVDFVDTNIFGYDFPIFNVADSSLTIGVLFIIIALLKDANSKE
- a CDS encoding CHAP domain-containing protein, with translation MKKFILIMVLGSALFTGGAIYDGIDNQDMTQPTIHFWEKNPMKLNLYAKGQCTYYVFDRIRQDGNMISNRWGDAKYWANEASKEGYKVNDNPSVGSILQYPKGQHGHVAYVDKVNHDGSLTVFDMNYRKPYEVTKRTVYEYQVDEFNYIHPKKNQSENA
- a CDS encoding uracil-xanthine permease family protein; its protein translation is MENEQMFERTVKPVLDVQDKPKATQWALLSLQHLFAMFGSTVLVPFLTGLPISAALLASGIGTLLYILITKAKIPAYLGSSFAFITPIITGLSTHSLGDMLVALFASGVMYAIIGILIKISGTGWLMHLLPPVVVGPVIMVIGLSLAPTAVNMAMYENSGDMKGYNLSYLVVALITLLVTIIVQGFFKGFLSLIPVLIGIIVGYIVSIFMGLVNFSNIAKANWIDFPHIYLPFKDYVPSIHLGLILVMLPIVFVTVSEHIGHQMVINKIVGRNFFEDPGLHRSIIGDGVSTMFASIIGGPPSTTYGENIGVLAITKIYSIYVIGGAAVIAIVLSFIGKFSALISSIPTPVMGGVSILLFGIIAASGLRMLVESNIDFASNRNLVIASVILVVGIGNLLINLKGLGVNLQIEGMALAALSGIILNLILPKEKQDSKN